From a single Callithrix jacchus isolate 240 chromosome 5, calJac240_pri, whole genome shotgun sequence genomic region:
- the TMEM94 gene encoding transmembrane protein 94 isoform X29 — MALSRPVTALDNERFTVQSVMLHYAVPVVLAGFLITNALRFIFSAPGLTSWQYTLLQLQVNGVLPILPLLFPVLWVLATACGEARVLAQMSKASPSSLLAKFSEDTLSSYTEAVSSQEMLRCIWGHFLRVLRGTSPTLSHSSSLLHSLGSVTVLCCVDKQGILSWPNPSPETVLFFSGKVEPPHSSHEDLTDGLSTRSFCHPEVEEEPHERDALLAGSLNNTLHLSNEQERGDWPGETPKPSEPYSYHKVHSRSKHPSGSNVSFSRDTEGGEEEPSKTQPGMEGDPYEAEDFVCDYHLEMLSLSQDQQNPSCIQFDDSNWQLHLTSLKPLGLNVLLNLCNASVTERLCRFSDHLCNIALQESHSAVLPVHVPWGLCELARLIGFTPGAKELFKQENHLALYRLPSAETVKETSLGRLSCVTKRRPPLSHMISLFIKDTTTSTEQMLSHGTADVVLEACTDFWDGADIYPLSGSDRKKVLDFYQRACLSGYCSAFAYKPMNCALSSQLNGKCIELVQVPGQSSIFTTCELPSTIPIKQNARRSSWSSDEGIGEVLEKEDCMQALSGQIFMGMVSSQYQARLDIVRLIDGLVNACIRFVYFSLEDELKSKVFAEKMGLETGWNCHISLTPTGDMPGSEIPPSSPSHAGSLHDDLNQVSRDDAEGLLLMEEEGHSDLISFQPTDSDIPSFLEDSNRAKLPRGIHQVRPHLQNIDNVPLLVPLFTDCTPETMCEMIKIMQEYGEVTCCLGSSANLRNSCLFLQSDISIALDPLYPSRCSWETFGYATSTSMAQASDGLSPLQLSGQLNSLPCSLTFRQEETISIIRLIEQARHATYGIRKCFLFLLQCQLTLVVIQFLSCLVQLPPLLSTTDILWLSCFCYPLLSISLLGKPPHSSIMSMATGKNLQSIPKKTQHYFLLCFLLKFSLTISSCLICFGFTLQSFCDSSRAHNLTNCSSIMLPSNNDRAPSWFEDFANGLLSAQKLTAALIVLHTVFISITHVHRTKPLWRKSPLTNLWWAVTVPVVLLGQVVQTAVDLQLWTHRDSHVHFGLEDVPLLTWLLGCLSLVLVVVTNEVVKLHEIRVRVRYQKRQKLQFETKLGMNSPF, encoded by the exons GCTGGCTTCCTCATCACCAATGCCCTGCGCTTCATCTTCAGTGCCCCGGGGCTCACTTCCTGGCAGTACACCCTCCTCCAGCTCCAG GTGAATGGTGTCCTGCCCATCCTCCCCCTGCTCTTTCCAGTCCTCTGGGTTCTGGCAACTGCCTGTGGAGAGGCCCGTGTCCTGGCCCAGATGAGCAAGGCCTCGCCCAGCTCCCTG CTGGCTAAGTTCTCAGAGGACACTCTCAGCAGCTATACGGAGGCCGTCTCCTCTCAG GAAATGCTGCGCTGCATTTGGGGCCACTTCCTGAGGGTGCTCCGGGGAACGTCACCCACTCTGAGCCACAGTTCCAGCCTGCTGCACAGCCTAGGCTCTGTCACG GTCCTGTGCTGTGTGGACAAACAGGGGATCCTGTCATGGCCAAATCCCAGCCCAGAGACTGTGCTATTCTTTAGTGGGAAGGTGGAGCCCCCTCACAGCAGCCACGAGGACCTCACGGATGGCCTGTCCACCCGTTCCTTCTGCCATCCCGAGGTAGAGGAGGAG CCCCATGAACGAGACGCCCTCCTGGCTGGCTCCCTGAACAACACCCTGCACCTTTCCAATGAGCAGGAGCGCGGTGACTGGCCTGGGGAGACTCCCAAGCCCTCTGAGCCCTATTCTTACCACAAAGTGCACAGCCGCAGCAAACACCCATCCGGCTCCAACGTGAGCTTCAGCAGGGACACCGAGGGTGGTGAAGAAGAGCCCAGCAAG ACCCAGCCTGGGATGGAGGGCGACCCCTATGAAGCAGAGGACTTTGTGTGCGACTACCACCTGGAAATGCTGAGCCTGTCCCAGGACCAGCAGAACCCTTCCTGCATTCAGTTTGATGACTCCAACTGGCAGCTGCACCTCACGTCCCTCAAACCCCTCGGCCTCAATGTGCTGCTGAACCTGTGTAACGCCAGCGTCACCGAGCGACTGTGCCGGTTCTCCGACCACCTGTGCAACATCGCCCTGCAAGAGAGCCACAGTGCTGTGCTGCCCGTGCATGTGCCCTGGGGCCTCTGCGAGCTCGCCCGCCTCATTG GCTTCACTCCTGGGGCCAAGGAACTCTTCAAGCAGGAAAACCACTTGGCACTGTACCGCCTCCCCAGTGCCGAGACAGTGAAGGAGACCTCGCTGGGGCGGCTCTCCTGTGTTACCAAGCGGCGCCCTCCCCTCAGCCACATGATCAGCCTCTTCATTAAAGACACCACCACCA GCACAGAACAGATGCTGTCCCATGGCACTGCTGACGTGGTCTTGGAGGCCTGCACAGACTTCTGGGATGGAGCTGACATCTATCCTCTCTCGGGATCAGACAG AAAGAAAGTGCTGGATTTCTACCAGCGAGCCTGCCTGTCTGGGTATTGCTCCGCCTTCGCCTACAAGCCCATGAACTGTGCCCTGTCCTCTCAGCTCAATGGCAAGTGCATTGAGCTGGTACAGGTGCCCGGCCAGAGCAGCATCTTCACTACGTGCGAGCTGCCCAGCACCATCCCCATCAAGCAGAATGCACGCCGAAGCAGCTGGAGCTCTGATG AAGGGATCGGGGAGGTGCTGGAGAAGGAAGACTGCATGCAGGCCCTCAGCGGCCAGATCTTCATGGGCATGGTGTCCTCCCAGTACCAGGCCCGGCTGGACATCGTGCGCCTCATTGATGGGCTGGTCAATGCCTGCATCCGCTTTGTCTACTTCTCTTTGGAGGATGAGCTGAAAAGCAAG GTGTTTGCAGAAAAAATGGGCCTGGAGACAGGCTGGAACTGCCACATCTCCCTCACGCCCACTGGTGACATGCCTGGCTCTGAGATCCCCCCTTCTAGCCCCAGCCATGCAGGCTCCCTGCATGATGACCTGAATCAGG TGTCTCGAGATGATGCAGAAGGTCTCCTCCTCATGGAGGAGGAGGGCCACTCGGACCTCATCAGCTTCCAGCCTACGGACAGCGACATCCCCAGCTTCCTGGAGGACTCCAACCGG GCCAAGCTACCCCGGGGTATCCACCAAGTGCGGCCCCACCTGCAGAACATTGACAACGTGCCCCTGCTAGTGCCCCTCTTCACCGACTGCACCCCGGAGA CCATGTGTGAGATGATAAAGATCATGCAAGAGTACGGGGAGGTGACCTGTTGCCTGGGCAGCTCTGCCAACCTGCGGAATAGCTGCCTCTTCCTCCAGAGCGACATCAG CATTGCCCTGGATCCTCTGTACCCATCCCGTTGCTCCTGGGAGACCTTCGGCTACGCCACCAGCACCAGCATGGCCCAGGCCTCGGATGGCCTTTCTCCCCTGCAGCTGTCGGGGCAGCTCAATAGCCTGCCCTGCTCCCTGACCTTTCGCCAGGAGGAGACTATTAGCATCATCCGGCTCATTGAACAG GCTCGGCACGCCACCTATGGCATCCGTAAGTGCTTCCTCTTCTTGCTGCAGTGCCAGCTGACTCTCGTGGTTATCCAG TTCCTTTCTTGCTTGGTCCAGCTGCCACCACTCCTGAGTACTACTGACATCCTGTGGCTGTCCTGCTTTTGCTACCCTCTGCTCAG CATCTCACTGCTGGGGAAGCCCCCCCATAGCTCCATCATGTCTATGGCAACAGGGAAAAACCTTCAGTCCATTCCTAAGAAG ACTCAGCACTACTTCCTGCTCTGCTTCCTACTCAAGTTCAGCCTCACCATCAGCTCATGCCTCATCTGTTTTGGCTTCACGCTGCAGAGCTTCTGTGACAGCTCCCGGGCCCACAACCTTACCAACTGCTCATCCATCATGCTGCCCAG CAACAACGACAGGGCTCCATCCTGGTTTGAGGACTTTGCCAACGGACTGCTGTCGGCTCAGAAGCTCACGGCCGCCCTGATTGTCCTGCACACTG TCTTCATTTCTATCACCCACGTGCATCGCACCAAGCCCCTGTGGAGAAAGAGCCCCTTGACCAACCTCTGGTGGGCCGTGACAGTGCCTGTGGT GCTGCTGGGTCAGGTGGTCCAGACAGCTGTGGACCTGCAGCTGTGGACACACAGGGACAGCCATGTCCACTTTGGCCTGGAGGATGTGCCCCTGCTGACATGGCTCCTGGGCTGCCTGTCCCTGGTCCTTGTGGTGGTCACCAATGAGGTCGTGAAGCTACATGAGATTCG GGTCCGAGTCCGCTACCAGAAGCGACAGAAGCTGCAGTTTGAAACTAAGCTGGGCATGAACTCTCCCTTCTGA